The following proteins come from a genomic window of Trifolium pratense cultivar HEN17-A07 linkage group LG4, ARS_RC_1.1, whole genome shotgun sequence:
- the LOC123882075 gene encoding uncharacterized protein LOC123882075 → MSATGGAAIAGGNRNRKHLGENRFYSPPPLRKHREKQEQQRSSLSRTSSENRPGSSSDCSISSRATSDISNLDRFLEYITPHVPAQYLPKTSSRRWKTKEAELLPYYVLGDLWESFKEWSAYGAGVPLVLNGNESVTQYYNVSLSAIQLYIDPSKPSTRLRKSSQESDSESARETSSDSSSGYCHERGQKSNHGSRNHLNALDACNHALERVSLSKPFTGSPSEETESCNPPGQLIFQYFEHETPYNREPLADKISSLSSQFPELKTYWSCDLSPASWVSLAWYPIYRIPTGPTLQSLSACFLTFHSLSTALQSSNTEPLNIHYSRGRDISSKLSLPIFGLAHHKFKISIWDPDGVSESQKANSLARAAENWLRLLQVNHPDYNYFMTHYTYLR, encoded by the exons ATGTCGGCCACCGGTGGCGCTGCCATCGCCGGCGGAAACCGCAACCGTAAACATCTCGGCGAAAATCGTTTCTATAGTCCACCACCGCTTCGAAAACACAGAGaaaaacaagaacaacaaagGTCTTCGCTTTCTAGAACTTCGTCCGAAAATAGACCCGGTTCTTCTTCCGATTGCTCGATTTCTTCTCGTGCCACATCTGATATCTCTAATTTAGATCGGTTTTTGGAGTATATTACGCCACATGTTCCTGCACAATATCTTCCCAAG ACAAGTTCAAGGAGATGGAAAACTAAAGAGGCGGAATTACTTCCTTACTATGTACTCGGAGACTTATGGGAATCGTTTAAGGAATGGAGTGCATATGGGGCAGGTGTTCCTTTGGTGTTGAATGGAAATGAATCTGTGACACAGTATTATAATGTTTCTTTGTCTGCTATTCAGCTCTATATTGATCCCTCGAAACCTTCCACGCGGTTAAG GAAATCCAGTCAAGAAAGTGACTCTGAATCAGCCAGAGAGACAAGCAGCGATAGCAGCAGTGGCTATTGTCATGAAAGAGGGCAAAAGTCTAATCATGGCAGTAGGAATCATCTTAATGCATTGGATGCATGCAATCATGCTTTGGAAAGGGTCTCACTAAGTAAACCTTTCACGGGTTCACCGAGTGAAGAGACTGAGAGCTGCAACCCTCCCGGTCAGCTTATCTTTCAATACTTTGAGCATGAGACACCTTATAATCGTGAGCCATTAGCAGATAAG ATTTCTAGTCTCTCAAGTCAATTTCCAGAGTTGAAGACATACTGGAGTTGTGATCTTTCACCTGCGAGTTGGGTTTCGCTGGCTTG GTATCCAATATATAGAATACCTACAGGTCCAACACTACAAAGCCTGAGTGCATGCTTCCTGACTTTCCATTCTCTGTCAACAGCTTTACAGA GTTCAAATACCGAGCCGCTTAATATTCATTATTCAAGAGGTAGGGACATATCATCCAAGTTATCATTACCAATCTTTGGGCTTGCCCATCACAAGTTCAAAATTTCTATCTGGGATCCAGATGGAGTTTCTGAATCACAGAAAGCCAATTCACTAGCGCGAGCTGCTGAGAATTGGCTTAGGCTATTGCAAGTAAATCATCCGGATTACAATTACTTTATGACCCATTATACATATTTGAGATAG
- the LOC123882076 gene encoding ABA-responsive protein ABR18-like produces the protein MGVFTFEQETTSTVAPAKLYKAVVHDADDIIVKAVDEIKSVEIVEGNGGPGSIKKLNFVEGGQNLYVLHKIEAIDEANLAYNYSIVGGAGIPDTVEKISFEAKLFEGPNGGSIGKMTVKYHTKGDAKPVEKEVEEGKAKGDALFKAIEGYVLANPNY, from the exons ATGGGTGTCTTCACATTTGAGCAAGAAACCACCTCTACTGTTGCACCTGCTAAGCTTTACAAAGCAGTTGTACATGATGCCGATGACATTATCGTAAAGGCTGTTGATGAAATCAAAAGTGTTGAAATCGTCGAGGGTAATGGTGGCCCTGGATCCATCAAGAAGCTCAATTTCGTTGAGG GAGGACAAAACTTGTATGTGTTGCACAAAATAGAAGCAATCGATGAAGCAAACTTAGCATATAATTACAGTATTGTTGGAGGAGCTGGCATTCCAGACACAGTGGAGAAGATATCATTTGAGGCTAAATTGTTTGAAGGCCCAAATGGAGGATCTATTGGAAAAATGACAGTTAAATACCATACCAAAGGAGATGCTAAGCCTGTTGAAAAGGAAGTTGAAGAAGGCAAGGCTAAGGGTGATGCTCTTTTCAAGGCTATTGAGGGTTATGTTTTGGCTAATCCTAATTACTGA
- the LOC123882078 gene encoding ABA-responsive protein ABR18-like, translated as MGVFTFEQETTSTVAPAKLYKAVVHDADDIIVKAVDEIKSVEIVEGNGGPGSIKKLNFVEGGQNLYVLHKIEAIDEANFGYNYSIVGGAGIPDTVEKISFEAKLFEGPNGGSIGKMTVKYHTKGDAKPVEKEVEEGKAKGDALFKAIEGYVLANPNY; from the exons ATGGGTGTCTTCACATTTGAGCAAGAAACCACCTCTACTGTTGCCCCTGCTAAGCTTTACAAAGCTGTGGTGCATGACGCCGATGACATTATCGTAAAGGCTGTTGATGAAATCAAAAGTGTTGAAATCGTCGAGGGTAATGGTGGCCCTGGATCCATCAAGAAGCTCAATTTCGTTGAGG GAGGACAAAACTTGTATGTGTTGCACAAAATAGAAGCAATCGATGAAGCAAACTTTGGATACAATTACAGTATTGTTGGAGGAGCTGGTATTCCAGACACAGTGGAGAAGATATCATTTGAGGCTAAATTGTTTGAAGGCCCAAATGGAGGATCTATTGGAAAAATGACAGTTAAATACCATACCAAAGGAGATGCTAAGCCTGTTGAAAAGGAAGTTGAGGAAGGCAAGGCTAAGGGTGATGCTCTTTTTAAGGCCATTGAGGGTTATGTTTTGGCCAATCCTAATTACTGA
- the LOC123882079 gene encoding ABA-responsive protein ABR18-like → MGVFTFEQETTSTVAPAKLYKAVVHDADDIIVKAVDQIKSVEIVEGNGGPGSIKKLNFVEGGQNLYVLHKIEAIDEANFGYNYSIVGGAGIPDTVEKISFEAKLFEGPNGGSIGKMTVKYHTKGDAKPVEKEVEEGKAKGDALFKAIEGYVLANPNY, encoded by the exons ATGGGTGTCTTCACATTTGAGCAAGAAACCACCTCAACCGTTGCACCTGCTAAGCTTTACAAAGCTGTGGTACATGATGCTGATGACATTATCGTAAAGGCTGTTGATCAAATCAAAAGTGTTGAAATCGTCGAGGGTAATGGTGGCCCTGGATCCATCAAGAAGCTCAATTTCGTTGAGG GAGGACAAAACTTGTATGTGTTGCACAAAATAGAAGCAATTGATGAAGCAAACTTTGGATACAATTACAGTATTGTTGGAGGAGCTGGCATTCCAGACACAGTGGAGAAGATATCATTTGAGGCTAAATTGTTTGAAGGTCCAAATGGAGGATCTATTGGAAAAATGACAGTTAAATACCATACCAAAGGAGATGCTAAGCCTGTTGAAAAGGAAGTTGAAGAAGGCAAGGCCAAGGGTGATGCTCTTTTCAAGGCTATTGAGGGTTATGTTTTGGCTAATCCTAATTACTGA
- the LOC123882080 gene encoding probable 60S ribosomal protein L14 produces MPFKRFVEIGRVAQINYGKDYGRLVVIVDVIDQTRALVDAPDMERSPINFKRLSLTDIKIEIKRVPKKKDLIKAMEAADVKNKWEKSSWGRKLIVRKRRAALNDFDRFKIMLAKIKRAAVVRQELAKLKKTAA; encoded by the exons ATG CCTTTCAAGAGATTCGTTGAGATTGGAAGGGTTGCTCAGATCAACTATGGAAAAGACTATGGTAGACTCGTTGTTATCGTTGATGTCATCGACCAAACCAGA GCTCTTGTTGATGCTCCTGACATGGAGAGATCTCCGATAAATTTCAAGAGGCTCTCACTCACTGACATCAAGATTGAGATTAAGAGAGTCCCCAAGAAGAAGGATCTCATCAAAGCCATGGAAGCTGCAG ATGTTAAGAACAAGTGGGAAAAGAGCTCGTGGGGCAGGAAATTGATTGTGAGGAAGAGAAGGGCAGCCCTCAATGACTTTGACAGGTTCAAGATCATGTTGGCAAAGATCAAg AGGGCAGCTGTTGTAAGGCAAGAACTTGCTAAGTTGAAGAAGACTGCAGCTTAG